The Sulfitobacter donghicola DSW-25 = KCTC 12864 = JCM 14565 genome has a segment encoding these proteins:
- the gatC gene encoding Asp-tRNA(Asn)/Glu-tRNA(Gln) amidotransferase subunit GatC, with protein sequence MSIDESTAARVAKLARIKVEPEALPELAQEFNTILGFIEQLGEVDIEGVEPMTSVTPQRLKRREDVVADGEQQEAILKNAPDAREGFFAVPKVVE encoded by the coding sequence ATGTCGATTGATGAAAGCACCGCCGCGCGGGTTGCAAAACTGGCCCGTATCAAAGTTGAACCTGAAGCTCTGCCCGAGCTGGCACAGGAATTTAACACGATTCTCGGCTTCATCGAACAATTGGGCGAAGTGGATATCGAAGGGGTCGAACCTATGACCTCGGTAACACCGCAGCGTTTGAAACGCCGCGAGGATGTAGTTGCAGATGGCGAACAGCAGGAAGCGATTTTGAAAAATGCGCCAGATGCGCGTGAAGGGTTCTTTGCTGTGCCGAAGGTGGTTGAATAA
- a CDS encoding nucleoside deaminase, translated as MAFTSFMDTALKEARAAAARGEVPVGAVIVCPKGKVIAQEGNRTRETNDPTAHAEILAIRAACEKLNSERLIGCDLYVTLEPCPMCAGAIAHARIERLYYGASDPKSGGVALGPRVFSHSQCHHVPEVYDGIAEQEAAILLKEFFGAKRG; from the coding sequence ATGGCCTTTACGTCGTTTATGGATACCGCTCTGAAAGAGGCCCGCGCAGCAGCTGCGCGGGGGGAAGTGCCTGTGGGGGCTGTCATTGTTTGCCCAAAGGGCAAAGTCATAGCACAAGAGGGCAATCGCACCCGCGAAACCAACGATCCAACAGCCCACGCCGAAATATTGGCCATTCGCGCCGCCTGTGAAAAGCTGAACAGCGAACGGCTGATCGGTTGCGATCTCTATGTCACCCTAGAGCCATGCCCGATGTGCGCTGGTGCTATTGCTCATGCGCGGATCGAACGCCTGTATTATGGCGCGTCAGACCCGAAATCAGGCGGCGTAGCACTGGGGCCACGGGTGTTTTCACATTCACAATGCCACCACGTACCCGAAGTGTATGACGGGATCGCGGAGCAAGAAGCGGCGATTTTGCTCAAAGAATTTTTCGGCGCCAAGCGAGGCTAA
- a CDS encoding pseudouridine synthase: MNDTPSSAPKGDRIAKTLSRAGVASRREAERMIEAGRVSVNGQVITSPALNVTEADRISVDGKPVGPAEPARMWLYHKPTGLVTSDSDEKGRQTIYDTLPDDLPRVMSIGRLDLNSEGLLLLTNDGGVKRLLELPSTGWLRRYRVRVNGRPTDEDLEPLRKGIIADGEPFQPMEVVLDRQQGANAWLTVGLREGKNREIRRAMDEIGLSVNRLLRVSYGPFQLGDLKPGSVEEVRRKVLRDQLGADAEKLLGAPPSAPTQVKRSFKRKTPFKGEFGGPGRPGRPKPPEEVETARPKRGKGYKPSRPDKATREAARRAEGKSPPRGATASKPRKFSSSASKSRGSASPKTPRQK, from the coding sequence ATGAATGATACTCCCTCCTCTGCGCCAAAGGGCGACCGCATCGCAAAGACGTTATCACGGGCTGGTGTAGCCAGCCGGCGTGAGGCCGAGCGGATGATTGAAGCTGGCCGCGTTTCGGTCAACGGGCAGGTCATCACCTCGCCCGCGCTGAACGTGACCGAAGCGGATCGCATCAGCGTTGATGGCAAACCCGTTGGCCCTGCCGAACCCGCGCGGATGTGGCTCTATCACAAACCCACAGGGCTGGTGACATCGGACAGCGATGAAAAGGGTCGCCAGACGATCTATGACACATTGCCAGACGATCTGCCGCGCGTGATGAGCATTGGACGCCTTGATCTAAATTCCGAAGGGTTGTTGCTGCTGACCAATGATGGTGGCGTGAAACGCTTGCTCGAGCTGCCCTCAACCGGATGGTTGCGCCGTTACCGCGTACGCGTGAATGGGCGCCCCACGGACGAAGATCTGGAGCCGCTGCGCAAAGGAATCATCGCAGATGGTGAACCGTTCCAGCCGATGGAAGTGGTTTTGGACCGCCAGCAAGGCGCGAATGCGTGGCTCACTGTTGGACTGCGCGAGGGGAAAAACCGCGAAATCCGCCGTGCAATGGATGAAATCGGGCTTAGTGTGAACCGCTTGTTGCGCGTCAGCTATGGACCTTTCCAGCTCGGCGATCTGAAACCGGGGTCTGTAGAAGAAGTGCGCCGCAAGGTTTTGCGGGATCAACTGGGTGCGGATGCGGAAAAACTGTTGGGCGCCCCTCCTTCTGCCCCGACACAGGTTAAGCGCAGCTTTAAACGCAAAACACCCTTTAAGGGTGAGTTCGGTGGCCCAGGCAGACCAGGGCGCCCCAAGCCGCCAGAGGAAGTGGAAACAGCACGGCCAAAACGCGGAAAAGGCTACAAGCCCAGCCGCCCCGACAAAGCGACCCGAGAGGCCGCGCGCCGTGCGGAAGGCAAATCACCGCCCCGCGGCGCAACCGCGTCAAAACCACGCAAATTCAGCAGCTCTGCCAGTAAATCGCGCGGTTCGGCCTCGCCTAAAACGCCGCGCCAGAAATAG